TAAACGGTTGGCCCGATTTTTTCGGCGAAATATTGGGGTCACAATACTCGCCAGAACAATTGGCACTGTAATAAGAGGCATGCCCAGTAGAGGTGTTTACGTTATCTACCTGCTCGAACGTGGCCCAAACCCATTGAGGAAAACCCGCCGGTTTGTAAATAATATGAAAACCCACCAAACCCACCGTCGCTGCACGTGTAGTGCCCGTGGGCTTACCCGTATCATCGAACACCTCTACCTGCACGGACATGGTTAAGAATCGACTCGCATCGTCATCGCTCTGTATAATTTTCCACGCCGCCTTAATTTCCAGAGCATCGTTGGGAAAGCTTACGTTTTCGGCCTGACTAACAACCTGCTCATTATAAAATTGATGGCTACGAACATAATTGTACGACGTTTTATTCACCGCAATTGAATAGTAGGTGGGGTTGTTGTTTTGATCTATCAACCAACCACCAACGGCCTGCGCAATACTCTCTTCCACCGGTAGGCCTGCATTCGCTTTTGCGGCATAGCGTAATACCGACTGCCCGGTGCCGTCGCGCCAAGGGCCTGGATCTATTGCACCGGGTAGAAATATTTCATCGGTTGTTTTAAAACTCTCCCACACGGTTTGTCCTGGCGAGCCCAAGTTCATAGAGCAGTTTGCTACGCCCCGTTGGCCCGTTTGTGCTGGCCAGTTAAGCGCTACGAACTGCTGCCATGCGTAAACGGCAAAATCGCTAGTAGACGCTTTAGCAGAAGGGGGGGATTCAGGGAAAATACACAGGGAGGAATCAATTATATTTATCTTTGAAACCTGTTGGTTAACGCTAACTTTAGTCGCTTCATTTTTTGTTTTTTTCTGTGGTGGCGGTAGTTCACTATCGCTCTGTGAACACCCACTTACCCCCGCCAATAATACTGCCATACACAACATAATCTTGTTCATAGCAAATCCTTTTATTGTTATTAAAGGTGCCTTAAAGGCTGCTAGCATTGTGGTTGTGTAATACTGCTCTGACAAGCGTGGCTTTAAAAATTGGCGTATACATGGTTATTACGGCGTACGATTTCCCGAACAGTGCGCAAACGCGCGTATGGCAAGCCGCCCGACAACACTAGATTGCGGCGTTGCGGAAAAGGCTTAATAGGAGACGCATAAGAGTTTACGCTTTTACCTAGGCAGCGGTACTCAACCGTGAGCACCGCTCGCCGTAAATGCAGATATTTTTCATTTTGTCCATATACCGAGTACACGCCTCGACCACCGCTAGAGTACTAACTCAACGTGCCATCAACGATGGATAAACAACAGGTTCTGGAGAGGGAACCCCACTAACGTAAAATAGTCAGTAATCACCAGAACTTACCCAGCAATTACGCTGAAAAAACTGTCCGTGCGCATGGACGCATACACAGAAAAAACCAACAATCAGCAGCAGATAGTTCGCAAAACCGAACATAAAATGAAGTACCCTACCCCCAATAAAAAAGCCCCGTGCAACAGCATGGGGGCCAATTCGAATTCATACAGAGTACGAAAAGAAGTGAACGTGCGCTACCCGCGTTATATCAGCTTATGCAATATGTCACGCGCGGTAACAACACCAACCAACTGACCATTGTCGGTAATAAACAAACGATGAATATGTTTATTAACAATTAATTCGCAGGCATCTGAAACCGGAGCATTCACGTCTAGCGAGAAAACCTCGGGAGTCATTATGGCGTTTGCCGTACAGTTTTCGTTGGCCCTCTCACGCAAGTGGCGAATATCTTTGTCGCCCAACTTCCCCCCAAAGGGCCCGCAATAAAACTGAGAAAGCTTTTCCAGCTCGTCATCGGTAAGGGTCCGGGTTTCGAACCTTACAACGTCAGACTGAGTAACAACGCCAACCAGTTCATCGTCGGCCGCAATAACCGGTGCGCCAGAAATACCGTGTTTAACAAAAAAACCTGCGAGCCGCTTAACCGACCACCCCTCATAGACCGTTAATACTTTGGGCGACATTAAATCAGCTATTGCTAAACCCAAGAGAGCTTCCTGAAATGAAGACCCGGTCATAATATGTGCTCCCATAATGTACCTCTACGTGTACTGGGGCGCAGCCCCAAGATAATCCAGTTTCACATTCGATTAATAGTGATGACTAAAGTATAGCGTTTGCTTTCGCCTGAATCACTTATATCAATTATTTTTAAATAATTCCATTGCTACGCAGTACTTTATGAATTTTTTTTGTGCTGCGAGCCAAATTTTGTATATCACCCAGCGTTGGCGTTTCCTCGTCGGCCAGCATTTGCTGCCAGTACTCGTACTCCCCCTCTAAAAATTGCATCATTTTTTTGGGGCAACCAAGGCACTTATTCTGGCAAATGCTCGATTCTGGTGCGTACAACGGAAGGTTCTGCTCAATCGAATACAGCAGAGCTTGCATTGCCTCCCGTGTACGTGGCTTCATATACTAAGCACTTAGACCTAATGGAAAAACTGCCGGTTTTCAGTATCGAATTCAAAACCTTCTATTGTGGCAGCATCAATCAAGGTCGCAATATATTGCGCGATTGCGGTGTTACGCACCTTGGTGTTTAGATAATCGGTAATTTTGTCGGCCACCTGTTCATAGGGAAGCTGACGCGCCTCTTCACGACGATGAATGTAAATCACGTGAACGCCATAGCGGCTCTCTAACGGTTTTTCTACCAAACCTACACTACAGTTAAAGAGTTGCCGCTCAAACTCAGGCACTGTTTGCCCACAACTTATTTGCCCCAATTGGCCACCCACTTCTGCCGAGGGACAACGAGAATGAACTTTTGCTAACTGCGCAAACGATTCTGGCGCTTGCTGTAATTGCGCAATAATAGTATTGGCCAACTCATTGGATTCTGAACGACCCGTTACATCATCAGGCGCAGAGGCAAGCAAAATGTGCTTCACTTCTAGCAACGGCGACGAACGAAATTTTTGCTGGTTTTTGCTAAAGTAATGTTCACAATCGCTTTGGCTGGCTTCGGGGTATTCCACTTCACGCGCAATTAACTGATCAACAAATACTTCTTTCTCATCAACGTTAATATCTAGCTGCTCTGCACGCTGCTTGAGCAGTTCGGCAATAATCAGCGCTTCGATGGCCAAAGCCGTAGCTGCTTCTTGGGTATCCGCAGGGTGATACTGTAATTCCCTGCCAATATCGTCTTCAGTAATGACTTTGCTATTAACTTTATACATGGGTTTTTTTTCACCAGATGCATTCCGCCCCTCACCCCGGGGCGGATGCTGTGTATTAACGAGCACGAACCACCTGATAGCTACGGCTTACATATTTCACCGGTACACTCCATATATGGACTAGACGTGAAAATGGAAATACTAGGAATAAACTCATGCCTAGAAAAACATGTAACTTATAGATTATATGAACGTCGGCAATATAGCCCGACGCCACAGATCCATTAAGCGTTACGATGTTTTGTGTCCATGACATAAGCTTTAGCATTTCTGTGCCATCCATATGCCCCGCTGACACAAAGATAGACGTAAGCCCAAGTAATAACTGAGAGTAGAGCATGAGCAGAATCACGATATCCATTTTTGCCGTTGTGGCACGTACACGTTCGTTGGTAAGGCGTCGA
The Teredinibacter franksiae DNA segment above includes these coding regions:
- the narI gene encoding respiratory nitrate reductase subunit gamma; the protein is MNDLNHLLFGIYPYIAFTVFLVGSLIRYDREQYTWKTSSSQLLEKKWLRRGSLPFHIGVLAIFGGHFVGLLTPHEVWHVLGVSAPHKQIVAMAAGGIFGLLCLYGMTILLVRRLTNERVRATTAKMDIVILLMLYSQLLLGLTSIFVSAGHMDGTEMLKLMSWTQNIVTLNGSVASGYIADVHIIYKLHVFLGMSLFLVFPFSRLVHIWSVPVKYVSRSYQVVRAR
- a CDS encoding CBS domain-containing protein, with amino-acid sequence MTGSSFQEALLGLAIADLMSPKVLTVYEGWSVKRLAGFFVKHGISGAPVIAADDELVGVVTQSDVVRFETRTLTDDELEKLSQFYCGPFGGKLGDKDIRHLRERANENCTANAIMTPEVFSLDVNAPVSDACELIVNKHIHRLFITDNGQLVGVVTARDILHKLI
- a CDS encoding peptidylprolyl isomerase — protein: MYKVNSKVITEDDIGRELQYHPADTQEAATALAIEALIIAELLKQRAEQLDINVDEKEVFVDQLIAREVEYPEASQSDCEHYFSKNQQKFRSSPLLEVKHILLASAPDDVTGRSESNELANTIIAQLQQAPESFAQLAKVHSRCPSAEVGGQLGQISCGQTVPEFERQLFNCSVGLVEKPLESRYGVHVIYIHRREEARQLPYEQVADKITDYLNTKVRNTAIAQYIATLIDAATIEGFEFDTENRQFFH